A single window of Zingiber officinale cultivar Zhangliang unplaced genomic scaffold, Zo_v1.1 ctg246, whole genome shotgun sequence DNA harbors:
- the LOC122037238 gene encoding zinc finger MYM-type protein 1-like — translation MVREEVERFFAIKSISDTTSLNLKKEISNVLVHHDLQVKKIRGQGYDGASNMRGAWNGLQALFLRDCPYSYYVHCFAHRLQLTLVSAAKDVSVIWEFFSHLDNIVNIVTSSTKRIAELHTTQRIEIEHMLAIGECDSGSGANQIGNLQRAGATRWSSHYDSVKSLIGMYAATCKVFEVLSDHSPNGRAKAEVRGIYRNMASFEFVFILHLMHKIMRTTDSLCQILQRKSQDILSAITFISTTKTILQELRECRWEDFLHEVKVFCTRNEIDVPDLDCLYKIGRSRKQTTVEHHYHFDVFNAAIYFILMELNTRFNESSVELLSLSTALDPKNSFESINIDDICKLAMKFYPEDFTNQDIIALKYELVHYKLDVIQNLKASTLVDLCQQLTKSGRSKVYVMLTRLIHLVLTLPVSTATTERAFSAMKNVKTALRNKMEDEFLEDCLTIYIERDLAKDIDVDSIIDEFYVSKSRRAQLC, via the coding sequence GCGATACTACCTCATTGAACCTGaaaaaagaaatatcaaatgttCTTGTTCATCATGACCTACAAGTTAAGAAAATCAGAggccaaggatatgatggtgctagCAATATGCGTGGCGCATGGAATGGACTTCAGGCATTATTTCTCAGAGATTGTCCCTATTCATACTATGTCCATTGTTTTGCCCATCGATTACAACTCACATTGGTTTCTGCAGCCAAGGATGTTAGTGTTATTTGGGAGTTCTTTTCTCATTTGGATAATATAGTAAATATTGTTACTTCTTCTACTAAACGCATTGCTGAGTTACATACTACACAGAGAATTGAAATCGAGCATATGTTGGCAATTGGAGAATGTGATTCTGGAAGTGGGGCCAATCAGATTGGTAATTTACAGCGAGCGGGAGCTACTCGTTGGAGTTCTCACTATGACTCAGTAAAAAGCTTGATAGGTATGTATGCTGCAACTTGCAAAGTTTTTGAAGTTCTTAGTGATCATTCTCCAAATGGAAGAGCTAAGGCTGAAGTTCGGGGGATTTATAGAAACATGGCAAGCTTTGAATTTGTGTTCATTTTACATTTAATGCATAAAATTATGAGAACAACAGATTCTCTTTGTCAAATTCTTCAAAGAAAATCTCAAGATATTTTATCTGCTATTACATTTATCTCTACTACCAAAACTATCCTCCAAGAACTTAGAGAATGCAGGTGGGAAGATTTTCTTCATGAAGTGAAAGTTTTTTGTACGAGAAATGAAATTGATGTGCCTGACCTTGATTGTCTATATAAGATTGGTCGTTCCCGTAAGCAAACTACAGTTGAGCATCATTACCACTTTGATGTTTTTAATGCAGCAATATATTTCATCTTGATGGAGTTAAATACTCGATTTAATGAGTCATCAGTGGAACTTCTTTCTCTTAGTACCGCTTTAGATCCTAAAAATTCATTTGAATCAATTAACATTGATGATATTTGCAAGCTTGCAATGAAGTTTTATCCTGAAGATTTCACAAATCAAGACATTATTGCTTTGAAGTATGAATTGGTACATTATAAACTTGATGTGATACAAAACTTGAAGGCTTCTACACTTGTTGATTTATGTCAGCAATTGACTAAGAGTGGACGGTCAAAGGTTTATGTTATGTTGACTAGATTGATTCATCTAGTTTTGACGTTACCTGTTTCTACTGCCACTACTGAGCGAGCCTTTTCAGCAATGAAGAATGTGAAGACAGCACTTCGCAATAAAATGGAGGatgaatttcttgaagattgTTTGACAATTTATATTGAACGAGATTTAGCTAAGGATATAGATGTAGATTCTATTATAGACGAATTTTATGTTTCAAAATCTCGTAGAGCACAACTTTGTTGA